From the genome of Ananas comosus cultivar F153 linkage group 18, ASM154086v1, whole genome shotgun sequence, one region includes:
- the LOC109724299 gene encoding CDP-diacylglycerol--glycerol-3-phosphate 3-phosphatidyltransferase 2, with the protein MPPPTPASLLRAVTLLPPHRHRPTFINHGAPPSHLVSRPVSLLRPSPDASINRMLSPPPRNILFALSGNDNNRKKGAISQATRWRWMSPGSGAAERSPAMRRGRRGGKGGEAKAEAAMGSGLDSDSDSDSKSAESVVNGGGEELPPPPPRLLTVPTVLTIGRVAAVPLLVSTFYMDGRWATTATTSIFLAAAITDWLDGYIARKMRLGTAFGAFLDPVADKLMVAATLVLLCTRPFACAIFGEVPWLLTVPAIAIIGREITMSAVREWAASQNSRVLEAVAVNKLGKWKTATQMTALTILLVARDPSLQDKVVLVGSGVLLLYISAGLAVWSLVVYMKKIWKILLK; encoded by the exons ATGCCCCCACCCACCCCCGCGTCCCTCCTCAGAGCCGTTACTCTCCTCCCTCCCCATCGCCACCGCCCCACTTTCATTAACCATGGCGCTCCTCCCTCCCACCTCGTTTCCCGCCCCGTTTCCCTTCTGCGCCCTAGCCCCGACGCCTCCATAAATAGGATGTTATCTCCTCCTCCCCGGAACATCTTATTCGCCCTATCCGGGAACGACAACAACAGGAAGAAGGGGGCGATATCGCAAGCGACGCGGTGGCGGTGGATGAGTCCCGGCTCCGGCGCCGCCGAGAGATCGCCGGCGATGAGGCGAGGACGGCGAGGAGGAAAGGGAGGGGAAGCAAAGGCGGAGGCCGCGatgggttcgggtttggattcggattcggattcggattcgaaaTCGGCGGAGTCGGTCGTCAATGGCGGCGGTGAGGAGcttcccccgccgccgccgcggttGCTCACGGTGCCCACCGTCCTCACGATCGGCAGAGTCGCCGCAGTTCCGCTCCTCGTAAGCA CTTTTTACATGGATGGTCGGTGGGCAACAACTGCTACAACAAGTATCTTCCTTGCAGCAGCTATTACTGACTGGTTAGATGGGTATATTGCTCGAAAG ATGCGTTTAGGGACAGCATTTGGTGCATTTCTGGATCCTGTGGCTGATAAG CTTATGGTTGCTGCCACACTCGTATTATTATGTACCAGGCCTTTTGCATGTGCCATCTTTGGAGAAGTGCCATGGCTTCTAACAGTACCCGCAATCGCGATTATTGGTAGAGAG ATAACAATGTCAGCTGTGAGAGAGTGGGCTGCATCTCAAAATAGTAGAGTTCTTGAG GCTGTGGCGGTGAACAAGCTTGGAAAGTGGAAGACTGCGACACAAATGACTGCATTGACTATCCTCCTTGTCGCCAGAGACCCCAG CCTACAAGACAAAGTTGTTCTAGTTGGCTCCGGTGTGCTCTTGCTTTACATATCAGCAGGACTTGCTGTATGGTCACTTGTAGTTTACATGAAGAAGATATGGAAGATCCTACTAAAGTag
- the LOC109724337 gene encoding protein MODIFIER OF SNC1 11 isoform X1, translating to MEPSKTKTKQPREDPLSKTLDPSPTLDAAAKVTPSARPQSPTPSPSAPGSLQQQPPLPEGAGDPGREGAKGEGGGEGRKTKTTATAVLTAAAATATAAAGEESDLQKKIRRAERFGMPVMLSEEEKRNTRAERFGTGSSSIRTGGTGPLEEQKRKARAERFGLAAHSEADEEAKKKARIERFGQSTKVDPSEEEKRKARAVRFAQKSSNVSQANGKDNPEQKVTTVASTV from the exons ATGGAGCCTTCGAAGACCAAGACGAAGCAACCCCGCGAAGATCCCCTCAGCAAAACCCTAGATCCGTCCCCGACGCTCGACGCCGCAGCGAAGGTCACTCCCTCGGCGCGGCCCCAAAGCCCTACTCCGTCGCCCTCCGCTCCGGGCTCGCTCCAGCAACAACCGCCTCTTCCGGAGGGCGCGGGAGATCCGGGGAGAGAAGGGGCGAAGGGAGAGGGTGGTGGCGAGGGGCGGAAGACGAAGACGACGGCGACCGCCGTGctcacggcggcggcggcgacggcgacggcggcggccggggaagaGTCCGATCTCCAGAAGAAGATCCGCCGAGCGGAGCGGTTCGGCATGCCGGTCATGCTGTCCGAGGAGGAGAAGCGCAATACTCGCGCAGAAAG GTTTGGAACGGGATCTAGCTCGATTCGAACTGGTGGTACGGGACCATTGGAAGAGCAGAAAAGAAAGGCCCGGGCTGAGAG GTTTGGACTCGCTGCACACTCCGAAGCTGATGAGGAGGCAAAGAAGAAGGCTCGAATTGAAAGATTTGGACAGAGCACCAAGGTCGATCCCtctgaagaagagaaaagaaaggcaAGAGCTGTCAG GTTTGCACAGAAATCTAGTAATGTATCTCAAGCAAATGGCAAAGATAACCCTGAACAG AAGGTGACAACTGTTGCTAGCACGGTATGA
- the LOC109724298 gene encoding pentatricopeptide repeat-containing protein At2g37310 gives MRLAPLIRHLQSSAAAAPAPAPDFGAYGRLLQQCAERGLLAPGRQIHARLVALSAVPDNFLGSKLVALALHSPLPLHALRLFASSFPSSSLSPDAFTASALLKSLASAPSSSLPRHAHGALHALALVRGLDADLFVANGLVTLYARADDPASARRVFDAIPRKDIVSWNAMISGYSQSGRYDACLVLYRDMAQSRPNGVAPNGVTVACVLQACSQLKELLFGMGVHRYAVENGVEMDITVWNSIIGFYAKCGSLDYARNLFDEMPMKDGVSYSAMISGYMNYGRVSQAMELFRQVESPVLSTWNAAIAGLFQNNCHSEVLELVREMICSGLKPNSVTLSSILPSFSFFSNLSGGKQVHGYAIRNECDQNIYVATALIDAYAKSGFLKGAQKVFELTKDRSVIVWTAIISAFSAHGEAEIVLDLFHKMLDSETKPDQVTFTAVLTGCVHAGLVAKARTVFDAMSPLYGISPAVEHYACMVGALSRGGVLKEAVELIEKMPFDPNEKVWGALLSGAAVFGDVKIGRRAFDRLCELEPENTGNYILMANLYSKDGRWEEAKLVREKMRVFGLGKVPGCSWIEVCNELHVFVARDCSNMRSEELYFILDGLVGLMREEGYVVSCELDEECDC, from the coding sequence ATGAGGCTGGCACCGCTGATCCGCCACCTCcaatcctccgccgccgccgccccggctCCGGCCCCGGACTTCGGCGCGTACGGGCGGCTCCTCCAACAGTGCGCCGAGCGCGGGCTGTTGGCTCCGGGGCGCCAAATCCACGCGCGCCTCGTCGCACTCTCCGCCGTCCCCGACAACTTCCTCGGCTCCAAGCTCGTCGCCCTAGCCCTCCACTCCCCGCTCCCCCTCCACGCCCTCCGCCTCTTCGCCTCCtccttcccctcctcctccctctcccccgACGCCTTCACCGCCTCCGCCCTCCTCAAATCCCTCGCCTCCGCCCCCTCGTCCTCGCTCCCCCGCCACGCCCATGGCGCCCtccacgccctcgccctcgtccgCGGCCTCGACGCCGACCTCTTCGTCGCCAACGGGCTCGTCACGCTCTACGCCCGCGCCGACGATCCGGCCTCCGCGCGCAGGGTCTTCGACGCGATCCCGCGCAAGGACATCGTGTCCTGGAACGCCATGATCTCCGGCTACTCCCAGAGCGGCCGCTACGACGCGTGCTTAGTTCTCTACCGCGACATGGCGCAGTCGCGGCCGAACGGCGTTGCCCCGAACGGCGTTACGGTGGCCTGCGTTCTGCAGGCGTGTTCGCAGCTCAAGGAGCTGCTTTTCGGGATGGGGGTCCACCGCTACGCCGTGGAGAACGGTGTGGAGATGGATATCACCGTATGGAACTCCATAATCGGATTCTATGCGAAATGTGGGAGCCTGGACTACGCACGAaacctgttcgacgaaatgcctaTGAAGGATGGGGTCAGTTACAGCGCAATGATATCTGGGTACATGAATTACGGCCGTGTTAGCCAAGCAATGGAGCTATTCCGGCAAGTGGAATCTCCAGTTCTCAGCACATGGAACGCCGCGATCGCAGGCCTGTTTCAGAACAATTGCCACTCTGAAGTTCTTGAATTAGTGCGCGAGATGATTTGTTCTGGGTTGAAGCCCAACTCAGTTACGCTCTCGAGCATTCtcccttccttctccttcttctcaaACCTTTCGGGAGGCAAACAGGTCCATGGATACGCCATCCGGAACGAGTGCGATCAGAATATCTATGTAGCAACCGCATTGATCGATGCGTATGCCAAATCTGGTTTTCTCAAAGGGGCTCAAAAGGTATTTGAGCTAACTAAAGATAGAAGTGTAATTGTTTGGACTGCAATTATATCGGCCTTCTCAGCTCATGGAGAAGCAGAAATTGTACTTGATTTATTCCATAAAATGCTTGATTCAGAAACGAAGCCTGACCAAGTAACTTTTACTGCTGTCCTCACCGGTTGTGTCCATGCTGGGTTGGTTGCGAAAGCTCGCACAGTTTTTGATGCAATGTCACCACTATATGGAATATCGCCTGCGGTTGAGCATTATGCTTGCATGGTCGGTGCACTAAGCCGTGGCGGGGTTCTTAAGGAGGCAGTCGAACTTATAGAGAAGATGCCGTTCGACCCAAATGAGAAGGTGTGGGGTGCATTACTTAGCGGAGCAGCGGTGTTTGGTGATGTAAAGATTGGACGCCGCGCATTTGATCGGCTGTGCGAGCTTGAGCCCGAGAATACGGGGAATTATATACTGATGGCTAATTTGTATTCGAAGGATGGGAGATGGGAGGAAGCCAAATTGGTTAGGGAGAAGATGAGGGTGTTCGGATTGGGGAAAGTCCCCGGTTGCAGTTGGATCGAGGTGTGCAATGAGTTGCATGTGTTTGTAGCCCGGGATTGTTCAAATATGAGAAGTGAAGAGCTTTATTTTATTCTTGATGGATTAGTTGGATTGATGAGAGAGGAGGGATATGTTGTAAGCTGTGAATTGGACGAAGAGTGCGATTGTTAG
- the LOC109724337 gene encoding protein MODIFIER OF SNC1 11 isoform X2: MEPSKTKTKQPREDPLSKTLDPSPTLDAAAKVTPSARPQSPTPSPSAPGSLQQQPPLPEGAGDPGREGAKGEGGGEGRKTKTTATAVLTAAAATATAAAGEESDLQKKIRRAERFGMPVMLSEEEKRNTRAERFGTGSSSIRTGGTGPLEEQKRKARAERFGLAAHSEADEEAKKKARIERFGQSTKVDPSEEEKRKARAVRFAQKSSNVSQANGKDNPEQVTTVASTV, encoded by the exons ATGGAGCCTTCGAAGACCAAGACGAAGCAACCCCGCGAAGATCCCCTCAGCAAAACCCTAGATCCGTCCCCGACGCTCGACGCCGCAGCGAAGGTCACTCCCTCGGCGCGGCCCCAAAGCCCTACTCCGTCGCCCTCCGCTCCGGGCTCGCTCCAGCAACAACCGCCTCTTCCGGAGGGCGCGGGAGATCCGGGGAGAGAAGGGGCGAAGGGAGAGGGTGGTGGCGAGGGGCGGAAGACGAAGACGACGGCGACCGCCGTGctcacggcggcggcggcgacggcgacggcggcggccggggaagaGTCCGATCTCCAGAAGAAGATCCGCCGAGCGGAGCGGTTCGGCATGCCGGTCATGCTGTCCGAGGAGGAGAAGCGCAATACTCGCGCAGAAAG GTTTGGAACGGGATCTAGCTCGATTCGAACTGGTGGTACGGGACCATTGGAAGAGCAGAAAAGAAAGGCCCGGGCTGAGAG GTTTGGACTCGCTGCACACTCCGAAGCTGATGAGGAGGCAAAGAAGAAGGCTCGAATTGAAAGATTTGGACAGAGCACCAAGGTCGATCCCtctgaagaagagaaaagaaaggcaAGAGCTGTCAG GTTTGCACAGAAATCTAGTAATGTATCTCAAGCAAATGGCAAAGATAACCCTGAACAG GTGACAACTGTTGCTAGCACGGTATGA
- the LOC109724336 gene encoding uncharacterized protein LOC109724336 has product MSQLGCTAEQESKSMVPINMMVIAPDTTQCSGGDDGHRTVECLRGRLLAEREASKAAKHEAQQMAKRLEEIEKRLDEEVKSRDRAERKLKHALKKLESLKILDVGSSWDLSSSSSSSSPLPPSSSSPCLSGYRASSEEKKPNSSATDSEQCGSIEAGREDVLGPTHSEEEVEGSLCSPGTLQSHNSAEPNKMKSEPIRDCTSQHDHVDDARLETMELQSEHDEDNKMAIVPVNFKLNTEIYTANTEICTSKKMNQDVQGVLLALRQVREQLQYYIARRSNFCSQNELHELHGQQGKFSSKILRMP; this is encoded by the exons ATGTCTCAATTGGGATGCACAGCAGAGCAAGAGAGTAAATCTATGGTGCCCATCAATATGATGGTGATTGCTCCAGACACCACCCAATGCAG TGGTGGTGATGATGGGCATAGAACTGTGGAGTGTTTGAGGGGGAGATTGCTTGCAGAGAGAGAGGCTTCTAAGGCTGCAAAGCATGAAGCACAGCAAATGGCCAAAAgg TTGGAGGAGATAGAAAAGAGGCTAGATGAAGAGGTCAAAAGCAGGGACAGAGCTGAGAGAAAGCTAAAGCATGCTCTGAAGAAGTTGGAATCTTTGAAGATCTTGGATGTTGGGAGCAGCTGggatctctcttcttcttcttcttcttcttctccgctgccgccgtcgtcgtcgtcgccatgCTTATCCGGTTATCGGGCATCGTCGGAAGAGAAGAAGCCGAATTCTTCGGCGACGGATTCGGAGCAGTGTGGGTCAATTGAAGCGGGGAGAGAAGATGTTTTGGGTCCAACGCATTCGGAAGAGGAGGTTGAAGGGAGCTTGTGCTCACCTGGGACTCTGCAATCTCATAACTCAGCAGAGCCTAATAAGATGAAAAGTGAACCCATTAGAGATTGCACTAGCCAACACGATCATGTTGATGATGCCAG GCTAGAGACGATGGAACTCCAAAGTGAGCATGACGAGGATAATAAGATGGCGATAGTTCCTGTTAATTTCAAGCTGAACACAGAGATCTACACGGCAAACACAGAGATCTGCACATCGAAGAAGATGAATCAAGATGTGCAGGGTGTTCTTCTTGCCCTAAGACAAGTCAGAGAGCAACTGCAATACTACATTGCGCGAAGATCCAATTTTTGTTCCCAGAATGAGCTTCACGAGCTTCACGGCCAGCAAGGGAAGTTCTCATCGAAAATTTTGAGAATGCCATAA